Proteins encoded by one window of Streptacidiphilus sp. PB12-B1b:
- the tyrS gene encoding tyrosine--tRNA ligase codes for MTDIVDELKWRGLIALSTDEDALRKAFADGPVTFYCGFDPTAPSLHMGNLVQLLTMRRIQDAGNFPLPLAGGATGLIGDPRPTSERTLNDPETVAAWATRFRTQFERFLDFEGPYAARIVNNLDWTSGLSAISLLRDIGKYFRVNNMIAKEAVARRLNSDAGISYTEFSYQVLQGMDYLELNRRYGCTLQTGGSDQWGNLTAGTDLIRKADGKSVHALGTPLITKADGTKFGKTETGTVWLDPELTTPYAFYQFWLNSDDRDVANYLRIFTFRSKEEIEELERLTVEQPAARAAQRALAEDVTTLVHGEEQLARAVAASKALFGQGDLADLDAPTLGAAVAELPNAKIDQLGLIVDMFAATGLVASKSAARRAIKEGGAYLNNAKVTDEEAVPTAADLLHGRWLLLRRGKRSLAAVELTG; via the coding sequence GTGACGGACATCGTCGACGAGCTGAAGTGGCGCGGGCTGATCGCCCTGTCCACCGACGAGGACGCACTGCGCAAGGCATTCGCGGACGGTCCGGTCACGTTCTATTGCGGCTTCGATCCCACGGCCCCCAGCCTGCACATGGGCAACCTGGTGCAGCTGCTCACCATGCGCCGCATCCAGGACGCGGGGAACTTCCCGCTGCCCCTGGCCGGCGGCGCCACCGGGCTGATCGGCGATCCGCGCCCCACCTCCGAGCGCACCCTGAACGACCCGGAGACGGTCGCTGCCTGGGCGACCCGCTTCCGGACCCAGTTCGAGCGCTTCCTCGACTTCGAGGGCCCGTACGCGGCCCGTATCGTCAACAACCTGGACTGGACGTCGGGCCTGTCGGCGATCAGCCTGCTGCGCGACATCGGCAAGTACTTCCGGGTCAACAACATGATCGCCAAGGAGGCCGTCGCCCGGCGGCTCAACTCCGATGCGGGCATCAGCTACACCGAGTTCAGCTACCAGGTGCTGCAGGGCATGGACTACCTGGAGCTGAACCGCCGGTACGGCTGCACCCTGCAGACCGGCGGCAGCGACCAGTGGGGCAACCTCACCGCGGGCACCGACCTGATCCGCAAGGCGGACGGCAAGTCCGTGCACGCCCTGGGCACACCACTGATCACCAAGGCGGACGGCACCAAGTTCGGCAAGACCGAGACCGGGACGGTCTGGCTCGACCCCGAACTCACCACCCCGTACGCCTTCTACCAGTTCTGGCTCAACTCCGACGACCGGGACGTGGCCAACTACCTGCGTATCTTCACCTTCCGCAGCAAGGAGGAGATCGAGGAGCTGGAGCGGCTCACCGTGGAACAGCCGGCGGCGCGCGCCGCGCAGCGCGCGCTGGCGGAGGACGTCACCACGCTGGTGCACGGCGAGGAGCAGCTGGCCCGCGCCGTCGCGGCCTCCAAGGCGCTGTTCGGCCAGGGCGACCTGGCGGACCTGGACGCACCGACGCTGGGGGCTGCCGTCGCCGAGCTGCCGAACGCCAAGATCGACCAACTCGGCCTGATCGTCGACATGTTCGCCGCGACCGGGCTGGTCGCCAGCAAGTCGGCCGCCCGCCGCGCGATCAAGGAGGGCGGCGCCTACCTCAACAACGCCAAGGTCACCGACGAGGAGGCGGTGCCTACCGCAGCCGACCTGCTGCACGGCCGCTGGCTGCTGCTGCGCCGGGGCAAGCGCAGCCTCGCCGCCGTCGAACTGACGGGCTGA
- a CDS encoding DNA-3-methyladenine glycosylase — MTRVGELVPRAFLARRAHLVAPELLGLVLVRREPEGTIALRITEVEAYEGAIDPASHGYRGPTPRNATMFGPAGHLYVYWIYGMHHAANIVCGTVGESQAVLIRAGEVIEGQELALARRPTAKHPHELAKGPGRLALSLGFDRSLDGTDVCAPDTPVSIHQGEPCPPDAVRSGPRTGVSQGHETPWRFWVADDRTVSDYRRHVPRKRRKPTG; from the coding sequence ATGACCCGCGTCGGAGAGCTGGTGCCGCGCGCGTTCCTCGCGCGCCGGGCCCACCTGGTCGCCCCGGAGCTGCTGGGCCTGGTCCTGGTCCGCCGCGAGCCGGAGGGCACCATCGCCCTGCGCATCACCGAAGTGGAGGCGTACGAGGGCGCGATCGACCCGGCCTCGCACGGCTACCGCGGCCCGACCCCGCGCAACGCCACCATGTTCGGCCCCGCGGGCCACCTGTACGTGTACTGGATCTACGGGATGCACCACGCCGCCAACATCGTCTGCGGCACGGTCGGCGAATCCCAGGCCGTACTGATCCGGGCGGGCGAGGTGATCGAGGGCCAGGAGCTGGCACTCGCCCGGCGGCCGACCGCCAAGCACCCGCACGAGCTGGCCAAGGGGCCGGGCCGGCTCGCCCTGTCCCTGGGCTTCGACCGCAGCCTGGACGGGACTGACGTCTGCGCGCCCGATACGCCGGTCAGCATCCACCAGGGCGAGCCCTGCCCGCCGGACGCCGTCCGCAGCGGGCCCCGGACCGGCGTCTCCCAGGGGCACGAGACGCCGTGGCGGTTCTGGGTGGCCGACGACCGCACGGTCAGCGACTACCGCCGGCACGTCCCGCGCAAGCGCCGCAAGCCGACCGGCTGA
- a CDS encoding YbhB/YbcL family Raf kinase inhibitor-like protein, with amino-acid sequence MSESQRRPLPHEYHPPVPAFEVTSTDFVPGATLPQAHTFAADNLSPQLSWSGAPVGTKSYAVSCFDPDAPTGSGFWHWVVFDIPADVTELPTGAGSGDFKGLPRGAVHVRNDYGTRDYGGAAPPPGDGPHRYVFTVYAVDQEKLGPDSDATPAVIGFNLRFHALGRAQVIAEYEQRS; translated from the coding sequence GTGTCGGAATCCCAGCGGCGGCCGCTCCCGCACGAGTACCATCCGCCCGTTCCCGCGTTCGAGGTGACCAGCACGGACTTCGTCCCCGGCGCGACCCTGCCGCAGGCGCACACCTTCGCCGCGGACAACCTGTCGCCGCAGCTGAGCTGGTCCGGCGCGCCGGTCGGGACCAAGAGCTACGCCGTGAGCTGCTTCGACCCGGACGCGCCGACCGGCAGCGGGTTCTGGCACTGGGTGGTGTTCGACATCCCGGCCGACGTCACCGAGCTGCCCACCGGCGCCGGGAGCGGCGACTTCAAGGGGCTGCCGCGCGGGGCCGTACACGTCCGCAACGACTACGGGACGCGGGACTACGGCGGGGCCGCGCCGCCGCCCGGAGACGGCCCGCACCGCTACGTGTTCACCGTCTACGCCGTGGATCAGGAGAAGCTCGGGCCGGATAGCGACGCCACCCCCGCCGTCATCGGCTTCAACCTGCGCTTCCACGCGCTGGGGCGGGCCCAGGTGATCGCGGAGTACGAGCAGCGCTCGTAA
- a CDS encoding HNH endonuclease, translating to MRSALVLNAGYEPLAAVSLQRAVVLVLQDKALVEHAHPVYRIRAASVELPVPRVIRLRRYVRVPFRQRAPWSRRGVLVRDGHRCAYCGRRGTTIDHVQPRSRGGLDTWLNTVAACSGCNHRKADRTPDQAGMALLFTPFEPTPEATLMLALGAERDDLPDWLAVPA from the coding sequence ATGCGCAGTGCACTGGTTCTGAATGCGGGCTACGAGCCGCTGGCGGCGGTGTCGTTGCAACGCGCCGTGGTGCTGGTGCTGCAGGACAAGGCTCTGGTCGAGCACGCGCACCCGGTGTACCGGATACGCGCGGCCTCGGTGGAGCTGCCGGTGCCCCGGGTGATCAGACTGCGCCGGTACGTCCGGGTGCCGTTCCGACAACGGGCGCCGTGGTCGCGGCGCGGGGTGCTGGTGCGGGACGGGCACAGGTGCGCGTACTGCGGGCGGCGCGGCACCACCATCGACCATGTGCAGCCCCGGTCCCGCGGCGGCCTGGACACCTGGCTGAACACGGTCGCGGCCTGCTCCGGCTGCAACCACCGGAAGGCGGACCGCACCCCGGACCAGGCCGGGATGGCCCTGCTGTTCACGCCGTTCGAGCCGACGCCGGAGGCGACGCTGATGCTGGCGCTCGGCGCGGAGCGGGACGACCTGCCGGACTGGCTGGCGGTGCCGGCGTGA
- a CDS encoding PQQ-binding-like beta-propeller repeat protein: MDSEPDYGQYWGPDGQSAQGHAQPQPGFEQPGHGQSGYEQPGYGQSDHGQPQGAPQPDYGHADYGNADYGHADYGQQHLDHGQAGYGRQQGGHGGYPQQAGYPQDGDYQHQPGYPQSYDYSGYQGYPEQQQYDASAGHGHTAPAEADGQPGQHDPHAPNDPHGSSGHPGHPGTSAQEQASESTAAWSATEMYQAAFAAGAPTGAPGASGAEAAADGPSPSGAPGGSGRRSDRRSGRDQGAAGAGAAPAADGPLLSRLLAAATGRAPGTDRKTFAVRAVLGAAALVVLGAAGFAVAGGGSGSSSAKPSGAAAPSVDLASAHTKAWSAPADAGSANGNDGLIGSWLLASAVVRGDGMGVTAYSAASGSKLWTVAPPTAGAVPCAMSSTVGSTGVGAVLFQAKPGSGQACSLLVAVNTATGQAKWTATAATATAGPPASVMVNDTQVDVVGASGAVGYAAATGKQDWTYAGPGKYCVLGGNGTAGTLLLQSVCADTTPKQQVVALDAGTGKLSWWRGLPATAASYTVLSATPAVVSVHMADPTKDTLMSFSAQGDSQATIPVAQVGGRLDAVHGSFDADPALFFQGSTMLAELSPTAAGSGASAAPAGSGVVTAFDLATGKQVWQTAPAEKGQSALVGVDASGAVVATEERLGQPARLSHFDLATGKESPGGAFPQATGSLLTAGRVLYQGNLVVVVPQFTSTYATSATAYSIGSGG, encoded by the coding sequence ATGGACAGCGAACCCGACTACGGTCAGTACTGGGGGCCTGACGGCCAGTCGGCGCAGGGCCACGCCCAGCCGCAACCCGGTTTCGAGCAGCCCGGGCACGGGCAGTCCGGCTACGAACAGCCGGGCTACGGCCAGTCCGACCACGGGCAGCCGCAGGGCGCCCCGCAGCCGGACTACGGGCACGCCGACTACGGGAACGCGGACTACGGCCACGCCGACTACGGGCAGCAGCACCTCGACCACGGCCAGGCCGGGTACGGTCGGCAGCAGGGCGGGCACGGCGGCTATCCGCAGCAGGCCGGGTACCCGCAGGACGGCGACTACCAGCACCAGCCCGGATACCCGCAGTCGTACGACTACTCCGGCTACCAGGGCTACCCCGAGCAGCAGCAGTACGACGCCTCGGCCGGGCACGGCCACACCGCCCCGGCCGAGGCGGACGGCCAGCCCGGGCAGCACGACCCGCACGCCCCGAACGACCCGCACGGCAGCTCCGGCCACCCCGGGCACCCCGGCACCTCCGCCCAGGAGCAGGCGTCCGAATCCACCGCGGCCTGGTCCGCGACCGAGATGTACCAGGCGGCCTTCGCCGCAGGCGCCCCCACCGGGGCTCCCGGGGCGTCCGGCGCCGAGGCCGCCGCCGACGGGCCGTCACCCTCCGGCGCCCCCGGCGGCTCCGGCCGCCGCTCCGACCGGCGGTCCGGGCGCGACCAGGGCGCCGCCGGGGCGGGCGCGGCGCCCGCCGCCGACGGACCGCTCCTCTCCCGGCTGCTGGCTGCGGCCACCGGCCGCGCGCCCGGCACCGACCGCAAGACCTTCGCCGTGCGCGCCGTCCTCGGCGCCGCCGCCCTGGTCGTCCTCGGCGCGGCCGGCTTCGCGGTCGCGGGCGGCGGCTCCGGCAGCAGTTCCGCCAAGCCGTCCGGCGCCGCCGCGCCCTCGGTCGATCTCGCCTCCGCGCACACCAAGGCCTGGTCCGCACCGGCCGACGCCGGATCGGCCAACGGCAACGACGGCCTCATAGGCTCCTGGCTGCTCGCCTCGGCGGTGGTCCGCGGCGACGGCATGGGCGTCACGGCGTACTCCGCCGCCAGCGGCAGCAAGCTCTGGACGGTCGCCCCGCCCACTGCGGGCGCGGTGCCCTGCGCCATGTCGTCCACGGTCGGCTCCACCGGCGTGGGCGCAGTGCTGTTCCAGGCCAAGCCGGGCAGCGGGCAGGCGTGTTCGCTGCTGGTGGCCGTGAACACCGCCACCGGCCAGGCCAAGTGGACCGCCACGGCCGCCACCGCGACCGCCGGCCCACCGGCGTCGGTGATGGTCAACGACACCCAGGTCGACGTCGTGGGCGCGTCCGGCGCGGTCGGCTACGCCGCCGCCACCGGCAAGCAGGACTGGACCTACGCCGGACCGGGCAAGTACTGCGTCCTCGGCGGCAACGGGACGGCCGGCACCCTGCTGCTGCAGAGCGTCTGCGCCGACACCACCCCCAAGCAGCAGGTGGTGGCGCTGGACGCGGGCACCGGCAAGCTCAGCTGGTGGCGCGGCCTGCCCGCGACGGCGGCCTCCTACACGGTGCTGTCGGCGACCCCGGCCGTGGTGTCCGTCCACATGGCGGACCCGACCAAGGACACGCTGATGTCCTTCAGCGCCCAGGGCGACAGCCAGGCGACCATCCCGGTCGCCCAGGTCGGGGGCAGGCTGGACGCCGTCCACGGCAGCTTCGACGCCGATCCGGCGCTGTTCTTCCAGGGCAGCACCATGCTCGCCGAGCTCAGCCCGACCGCCGCCGGCTCCGGCGCCTCGGCCGCGCCCGCCGGCTCCGGCGTGGTCACCGCCTTCGACCTGGCCACCGGCAAGCAGGTGTGGCAGACCGCGCCCGCCGAGAAGGGCCAGTCCGCCCTGGTCGGCGTGGACGCCTCGGGGGCCGTGGTGGCCACCGAGGAGCGCCTCGGCCAGCCCGCCCGGCTCAGCCACTTCGACCTGGCCACCGGCAAGGAGTCGCCCGGCGGCGCCTTCCCGCAGGCCACCGGCTCGCTGCTGACCGCCGGCCGGGTCCTCTACCAGGGCAACCTGGTGGTCGTCGTCCCGCAGTTCACCAGCACCTACGCCACCTCGGCCACCGCGTACTCGATCGGCAGCGGCGGCTGA
- a CDS encoding 4a-hydroxytetrahydrobiopterin dehydratase produces MSGRLSDEQITGGLEHHPAWHREGDTLKRVVEADDFPTAIRIVVAVADIAESMDHHPDIDIRWRTLHFALSTHSAGGITQLDLDLAAHIDAVADSRL; encoded by the coding sequence ATGAGCGGACGACTCAGCGACGAGCAGATCACCGGCGGCCTGGAGCACCACCCGGCCTGGCACCGCGAGGGCGACACCCTCAAGCGGGTGGTGGAGGCCGACGACTTCCCGACGGCCATCCGGATCGTGGTCGCCGTCGCCGACATCGCCGAGTCCATGGACCACCACCCCGACATCGACATCCGCTGGCGCACCCTGCACTTCGCCCTCAGCACCCACTCGGCGGGCGGCATCACCCAGCTCGACCTCGACCTGGCCGCCCACATCGACGCCGTCGCCGACTCCCGGTTGTGA
- a CDS encoding sulfite exporter TauE/SafE family protein yields the protein MSPWEAVGVFAAGIGAGAINAVVGSGTLITFPVLLAVGLPPVTANVSNTLGLVPGSLSGAYGYRAELGGQRDRLIRLGTASLFGGILGAVLLLILPADAFQAIVPVLIGIALLLVVLQPWLAKVVAARRTGPARAEGGIALILGVFASGVYGGYFGAAQGVLLLGLMGLLLADDLQRINATKNILAMIVNGVAAVVFLIDGRIDWTAAGLIAGGSVIGGQIGSRVGRRLPPVALRAIIVVVGLAAIVKLLLG from the coding sequence ATGTCACCGTGGGAGGCAGTGGGCGTCTTTGCGGCGGGCATCGGCGCCGGGGCCATCAACGCCGTCGTCGGCTCCGGCACCCTGATCACCTTCCCGGTACTGCTGGCCGTCGGGCTGCCCCCGGTCACCGCCAACGTCTCCAACACCCTCGGGCTGGTCCCCGGCTCGCTCAGCGGCGCCTACGGCTACCGCGCCGAACTGGGCGGCCAGCGGGACCGGTTGATCCGCCTGGGCACCGCCTCGCTGTTCGGCGGGATCCTCGGCGCGGTGCTGCTGCTGATCCTGCCCGCCGACGCCTTCCAGGCCATCGTCCCCGTCCTCATCGGCATCGCGCTGCTGCTGGTCGTCCTCCAGCCCTGGCTGGCCAAGGTGGTCGCCGCCCGGCGCACCGGCCCGGCCCGGGCCGAGGGCGGCATCGCGCTGATCCTCGGCGTCTTCGCCAGCGGCGTCTACGGCGGATACTTCGGCGCGGCCCAGGGCGTCCTGCTGCTGGGGCTGATGGGCCTGCTGCTCGCCGACGACCTGCAGCGGATCAACGCCACCAAGAACATCCTGGCGATGATCGTCAACGGGGTCGCCGCCGTGGTCTTCCTCATCGACGGCCGGATCGACTGGACCGCCGCCGGGCTGATCGCCGGGGGCTCCGTCATCGGCGGCCAGATCGGCTCCCGGGTGGGCCGACGGCTCCCTCCGGTGGCCCTACGCGCCATCATCGTCGTCGTGGGTCTCGCAGCCATCGTCAAACTTCTGCTTGGCTGA